The Ralstonia pseudosolanacearum genome includes the window CGAACAGCAGGCGGATCACCGGCGCCTGCGCATGATGCAGGCGCCGCGCGTCGTCCAGGCGCTGTTCGCGGATCGCCCGCGCCATCTCCACGAACCCTGCGGTGCGCATGTAACGGGCGAGCGCCGGGAGCGTCAAGCGGTAAGCTAGCGCTGTCTGGCATTTCCAACGGAACACCGTGAGACGATGTCGGTCTCATGCCACACCGATTGTCTGATCCGAGGTATCCATGACTTCTGTCCCGAGCTTGCGTCCGATGCGTTTCTCCGTGCTGCGCTGGCTGTCCCTGGCGCTGGCGGTGCTGGCCGCGCCGTTCCTGTCCGCATGCGGCTACAACGATTTCCAGGCCAAGGACGAGGCCACCAAGGCCGCGTGGTCCGAGGTGGTCAACCAGTACCAGCGCCGCGCCGACCTGATCCCCAACCTGGTCAACACCGTCAAGGGCTATGCCACGCATGAGCGCGAGACGCTGGAAGCCGTGACGCGCGCCCGCGCCGCTGCCACCAGCATCCAGGTCACGCCCGAGACGCTCAAGGACCCGGCCGCGTTCCAGAAATTCCAGCAGGCCCAGGGCGAGCTTTCCAGCGCGCTGTCGCGGCTGATGGCGGTGTCGGAGAACTATCCGCAGCTCAAGGCCGATGCGTCGTTCCGCGACCTGCAATCGCAGCTGGAGGGCACCGAGAACCGCATCACCGTGGCGCGCCAGCGCTATATCCGCGCGGTGCAGGACTACAACGTGCTGGCCCGCAGCTTCCCGACCAACCTGACGGCCAAGGCGATGGGCTACGAGGTCAAACCCAGCTTCACGGTCGAGAACGAGAAAGGCATCTCGACCGCGCCGGCGGTGAAGTTCTGAGCGCCTGAAGCCATGTCGCTCCGCATGCGCGCCCTGCTGGCAAGCCTCGTGACGATGGTGCTGTGGCTGGCCGCCTGGCCCGCGCATGCGCAGGCCGACCTGGCCGCGGTGCCGCCGCTGGCCGCCCGCGTGACCGACCAGACCGGCACGCTGACGGCGCAGCAGCGCGGCGCGCTCGAGCAGGTGCTGGCCGACTACGAGCAGCAGCGCGGCAGCCAACTCTTCGTGCTGATGGTGGCTTCCACCGCGCCCGAGCCGATCGAGGCCTACGGCATCCGCGTAGCGGAGGCCTGGAAGGCCGGCCGCAAGGGCGTGGACGACGGCGCCATCGTGCTGATCGCCAAGGACAACCCGGCTTCGCTGCGCAAGATGCGCATCGAGGTCGGGCGCGGGCTGGAGGGCTCGCTGACGGATGCGCAATCCAAGCGCATCCTGCAGGATGTGATGGCGCCGCACTTCCGCCAGGGCGATTTCTACGGCGGGCTGTCGGCGGGCATCTCGGCCATCCAGACCGTCATTGCGCAGGAAAACCTGCCGCCCGCCGAACGCGGCCAGGCCCGGCGCACCGACGCCGGCATCGGCACCTGGCTGCCGGTGCTGTTTCCGCTGGCCATCATCGTGTTCTTCGTGCTGAGCGCGGCGATGCGCTCGGGCGGCCGCGTCGCGGGCAGCCTGCCGGGCCGGCCCGGCTCGCGGGTGATGATGGGCAACCGCGGCTGGGGGCCGGGCGCCATCGGCGGGCTTGGTGGCGGGCTTGGTGGCGGACTCGGCGGCGGCTGGGGACGCGGCGGCGATAGTGGCGGCGGGTTCGGCGGCGGCGATGGCGGCGGCGGCTTCGGTGGAGGCGGCGGTGGCGATTTCGGCGGCGGCGGCGCCTCCGGCAACTGGTAACCGGCGAGCGCGACCATGACCTCTACCCGACACCATCGCGGCGCCCGCCGCGCCCTGCGCCACCTGACGACGACCACCGCGCACGCGCGCCGTGCCTTTTCGACGGCCGATCTCCGGCAGTTGGAAGCCGCCGTGCGCGCGGGCGAGCAGCGGCATCGCGGCGAAGTACGCATCGTCATCGAAGCCTCGCTGCCGGTGCGCGACGCGTGGGCCGGCGTGACGCCGCGCCAGCGCGCCCGCACGCTGTTCGGCCTGCTGGAGGTGTGGAACACGCACGAGCATGTCGGCGTGCTGCTCTACCTGAACCTGGCCGACCACGCGGTCGAAATCCTGGCCGACCGGGGGATCGCCGCTCGCGTCGAGCCGCATGCGTGGCGTGCCATCTGCGAGACCATCACGCACGGTTTCGCCCGGGGCGTCGCCATCGGGCCGGTGCTCGAAGCGCTCGAACAGATCCACGCGGTGCTCGCCGCACATTTCCCGTCCGACGGCGCGCCGCGCGCCAACGAACTCGCCGACAAGCCGCTCGTGCTCTGACGGCGCCCACGAAAGCCTGCCTGGGCGCCGATCCACATTCCCCGCCTGACGTTTCATCGCTGCAACCATTTCGGATGGGTTTTCGCTGCCTGGGCCGTCAGCTGGCGCCCTAATCCATTCGAGGGACGGCGCGCGGCGGCGGCATCATGCATCGACCTCAGCGGCCGGTTTGGCTGTAGCCCAGCCAGCCGAGCCGGTACTCGGTCATTCCTGTGAAACCGGCCCGCGCCTGACCAGCGCCAGCCCCCCCCTCCCCCACGGCTTTCTGCCCCGATAACCCGCCCGCTGTTTCACGGATGCAGCAACTCCGCATGGTTGCGCGTCGTGCGGGCTTTCCCTTGGTTTGTGCAACGCACAAGGCCAATGCTCCACTTTTCGTTCTACGTTTGCGCAAATGGCGCGGGTGTGATCGTTTGCTTGTCTGCGCGCCGCCACACGATGTCCGTATCGACCGGGAAACATCTGGCGGACGGTTGCCTGGGCCAGCGCCCCTGCCTCCTGCCATGCCATTGGAAATCAACGACTTAGCGAGGATGGCACGGTCGTCGCTCTGATGCCCCCGCCGACATAGCCGGCGACCGTTCCGGACAGGCAAGCAGCCGCCGAACGGGACCGAGAAAAAGGGACAGGGAGAGCGTGAGATGAAAACCACGATCGAGCGCGCCAAGCGCAGACAACGCGGAGCCGCCAGCGTGGAGTACGCCCTGCTGTTGGTCATGGTGGCCTTGGTGCTGATCGGCGTCATGACCAGCGTCGAGACGAGCGTCGGCGATTTCTGGAGCAACGTTGCATCGCAGATATCGTCGGTGGTCAGTGCCGGTCAATAAGGCGATGGACCTCATGGTTGAAGGTGCGATGACGTGCGCACTGCCGAAGGCATCCGCGCCGCATCGCCAGACACAGCGCTGAAAAACAGCGCGGCGGACAGAAGAGGAGCGGGGAAGTTGGAAACGCCCTGGCGCGCCAAGACGCCAGGCGATCACGGGGGAACCGGCAAAGCGCCGCGCGCGCCCGCGATCAGAAAAGGTGTTGTTGCACTTTCAGGCGTGGGCCGGTTCCTGGAGGAGTTGCGGACCGACTCACGGCGCCCAACGGGCATCTGCTGCGGCATGCGGCGATGCCCGGGCGGGAAAGCGCCGGCGGACCGCCGTCGGCTCGATCCCTGAGAACTGGTGAAGTCGGGGGAGCCTCTTGTCATGTTGTGCTCCGGAACAGGCCGATCCTGCATCGGCATGGCACCGGTCCGCGCACGCGATTCCCGGAACCCCTGGTTTGGCCTTGACCGGCTCGTCCGGCCAAAACCTGCGCCCGATCTTCAGCGGTGCGCTTTTCCTTGAACCATGACGTGAGGAGATTGACATGAAAGCCATGATCAAGCGTTTCGTGCGCGAAGAAGACGGTGCAGCCGGCGTGGAATATGCACTGCTGCTGGCCTTTGTGGCCCTGGTGATGGTGACCTACGGCACCACCGTCAAGACCGCGGTCGGCGCCATCTGGAATTCGGTCGCCACCCAACTGTCGACGGCCGCCGGCTGAGCAGTGCCTGTCGGCCCAGATCAGGTCCGTCGACGGCGGACCTGATCCGGCCGCATCAATCCTGGCCCGCGACGCCCCGGCTGCGCGGACCGGAACCCGGATAACGCGCCCAGCGAGGACCCCGAGATGACCACCGCAACCACCCTGGCCAACCTCAGCCTGGTCGTGCTCATCGCGATTGCCGCCGCAAGCGACGTCCGCGCGCGCCGCATCCCGAACTGGCTGGTGGGCTCGGGCCTGGTGGCCGCGCTCATCGGGCAGTGCCTTGCGCAGGGCCTGGCCGCGGGCGGCATGGCATGGCTCGGCGGTACCGCAGTGGGCATGGGCATGTGCATCGGCATCTATGTACTCGGTGGCATGGGCGCCGGCGACGTGAAGCTGATGGGCGCGATCGGCGCCTTCATGGGGCCGTTCGGTGCCTTCCACGTGGCGTTCGTGAGTTTTCTGGCGGGCGGCGTACTGGCGCTCGTCATGGTGTTGCTGCGCCGCGAGGGGCAACGCTCGCTTGCGGGTGTGTCAACGCTGCTGCTGTCGCTGCCTTTCGGCGGCAAGGCCATGCCGTCGCAGCAGCCTGGCGAAAAGCGCGGCGGCACGATCCAGTTGCCGTATGCCGTGGCATTTGCCGCGGGCACGCTGTTGGTGAAGTGGGGGGTGCTGTAGTTGCTGTAGCTCAAGAGGGGGACCTGGTGCGTGCCGAAGCGCTGCAAAGCAGCAACCGGCATCGCCGCTCGATCCTGACCGGCCATGGACGCCGCCAGGCACGCACCAGAAATACAACGCAAGCACAGGGCCGCACAGCGGCCCGGAACGGGGGAAATGCCATGCGCCAATGCAGTCGCACCATCGGTCAGGCGAGAACTTGCGCGGCACCGCACCGCCATGCCTGCGGGCCGCGTCCGGCCTGGCACCCGCCCCCCGCCCCCCGTCGACACCTGGCCAACCGGCGCCTGGGCCGGCCATGCAGACCCGTCACCTGCCTTCGCACCAAGTGGCGGTGGGATTGAGAACTCTCCGAGTGAGGTTGGGAAATGAAAAACCTGCGCATTCTTTCCATGCTGTTGATCGCCACGATCGCCGGCCTTGCGGCGGTGGTCTTCGCTTCGCGCTGGCTCTCGCAGCAAAGCAGCAGCGGCATCACCAAGGTGGTGGTCGCCGCGGCGGATATCGACCTGGGCCAGCGCCTGTCGCCGGACTTCATCAAGACGGTGGACTGGCCGACCACCAGCCTGCCGCCGGGCGCGATCAGCGACACGCACGCGCTCGACGGCCGCGTGGTCCGCACCAGCCTGATCCGGGGCGAGCCGGTGCTGGAATCCAAGCTGACGCCCCAGGGCACCGCGGGCGGCCTGTCGGCGGTGATCGCCGACGGCAAGCGCGCCATCACCGTGCGTGTGAACGACGTGGTGGGCGTGGCCGGCTTTGCGCTGCCGGGCAGCTATGTCGACATCATCGTCAACACGATCCAGGACAGCAAGGACGCCAAGGCCGCCGGCGGCGACCGCGCCGACCAGTCGATCTCGAAGATCGTGCTCGAGAAGATCCTGGTGCTGGCCGTGGCGCAGGAAGTCAACCGCGACGACACCAAGCCCAAGGTCGTCAACGCCGTCACGCTGGAAGTCACGCCGGACCAGGCCGAGAAGCTCGATCTGGCGCGCAGCGTGGGCACGCTCTCGCTGGTGCTGCGCAACCAGGTGGACCCGCACCCGGCCGACACCGCCGGCGCGACCAAGCGCACGCTGCTCAAGGAGCCGGCCATCACGGCGACGGTGGCGGTGCCCGTGGTCAAGGCAGTGCAGGTCGTGCGCCACGTCGTCGAGCGACGTGTTGCCGGCGACTGCATCGGCGTGATCGCGGGCGTCCAGCACAGCCAGGAATGCTTCTAGGAACAGGCACGCAAGCACACAAGGAAGAACAGATCACAGGCTCCGGGAAGAGAGTCCGACACGGCCACCGGCCCTGTCATGCAGAACAACCACAATCTGGGGGATCGTCATGGACCGACTCGTCAAGCATCGCAGCAAGCAGACACGCTGCATGGGACCGTACATGAAGGCGACTGCGCTGGCAGTGGCCGTGGTGGGGGAGTTGTGGCTGGGCTCGGCGCACGCGCAAGTGGGCGTCGAATCCGCCATCCTGAACAACAACGCGGCGGTACCGACCAAGCCCGTGCGGGTGTCGGCCGGCGGGCCGATCCAGGTCACCATCGGTAGCGCGGCCACGGCGGAGGCCAGCCGCGAGTCGGCGGCCAAGGGCCCCAACTGCACCGGCGCCATGCGCGAGCACAGCGAGGTGACGGTGCCGGTCGGCAAGTCGACCATGGTGCAGTTGCCGGAACCGGTGCGCAATCGCACGGTGGGCAATCCGCACATCGTGCAGGCGATGCTGGTCTCGCCGCAGACGCTCTATCTGCTGGGCCAGGAAATCGGGACCACCAACATGATCGTGCAGGGCCGCAGCGGCTCGTGCAGCGTGATCGACGTGTCGGTGGGCGCGGACCCGGGCGGGCTGCAATCCACCCTGCGCACGCTGATGCCAGGCGCCAAGAACGTGCAGGTCTCGGCTGCCGCCGACAGCCTGGTGCTGGGCGGAAGCGTGAGCGATTCGGTGCAGGCGCAGAAGGTGCTCGACATCGCCAATGCTTTCGTCATGCGCCAGACCCGCGGCCCGGCACAGGGTGACCAGGGCGGCGCCGCGCAAGGTGGCGGCGCCATGCAAGGCCTGGGCGCCACCCCCGGCGCGCCGCCGCGCAGCCCCCGCATCATCAACATGATGGCGGTGGAAGCCCCGCAGCAGGTGATGCTGGAAGTGAAGGTGGCGGAAGTCTCCAAGACCCTGATCGACCAGATGGGCTCGGCGCTCAACGTCAACGGTGCCTTCGGCAGCTGGACCTTCGGCGCGCTCGCCAATTTCCTGTCCGGCTCGAACGACATCGTGAACTTCAGCAAGAACAACCACCTGCCGCTCAAGTTCGCCCTGGATGCGCAAAAGGGCGACGGGCTGGTCAAGGTGCTGGCCGAACCCAGCCTGATGGCCATCAGCGGGCAGGAAGCCAGCTTCCTGGCCGGCGGCAAGGTGTTCATTCCGGTGGCGCAGGGCTCGGCCACCAACGGCGTGGCCACCATCATCCTGCAGGAAGAGACCTTCGGCGTGGGCCTGCGCTTCACACCGACCGTGATGGAAAACGGGCGCATCAACCTGAAGGTCTCGCCCGAGGTGTCCGAGCTCTCGCCGACTGGCGTGGCGGTGACGGCGCCCAACAGCAACAACACGTCGATCCTGCCGCTCATCACGACGCGCCGCGCCTCGACCACGCTGCAGGTACATGACGGCCAGAGCTTCGCCATCGGCGGGCTGATCAAGAACAACGTCACCGGCAGCCTCAAGGCCATCCCGGGCATCGGCGAGCTGCCGGTGATCGGCGCCCTGGCACGCAGCACCAGCTTCCAGCAGGACCAGACCGAACTGGTGTTCGTGGTCACGCCGCGCCTGGTCAAGCCGCTGCCGCCCCAGTATCCGCTGCCCACCGACAGCTTCGGCCAGGCCAACCCCGCCGAGATCTTCCTGAACGGCAACATGGAAGGCCATCCGGTGCCCCCCGCCAAGGCGCCCGCCCCGGCCGCAGCATCGGCACCGGCACCGGTGGCACCGGTCGTCCCGGCCGCTGCGGCAACCGCAGCCGCGGCGCCGGCGCCCATTGCCGCAGACCCGGCCATGCCGGAGCCGACCGCCAAGGACCCCCCGGCTGCATCGCCTGCAAGCCCCTCGAGCCCCGCAGCGCCCTCGGACCACTCGGCCCCCGACGACGCCCCCACGGCGGCCGCACCGGCCCGCGACACGCGCCACTTTGTCGCGGTGGGCGAGCAGGCCCTCCCCAATTGAGTCAACCCGAACGCACCGAACCTTCAAGGAGACGATCATGAACATCACTTCGAAGCTGGCGCGAGCGGGACTGTGCAGCGCGATCGCCGTCACCCTGGCGGGCTGCATGACCTCCACCCCGGTCTACGACGCGCACTTCGGCGAGGCCGCGCGCACCGTGCGCGTCATGCAGACGCTGAACCCGAATGCGTCGATGAACAGCGATCCGGTCGCCGGCGTCGACGGACGTGCCGCCACCGCCGCCATGGACCGCTACAACACCCAGTTCCGCACACCGCAGGCGGATGTCAGTGCCTTCACGGTGGGCATCAGTTCGGGCAGCAGCCTGGACACCATGGGCAAATAACAGCAGCAGCGCGCGCCGCGACGTGCGGCGCTGCGCAAGACGCTCACAGGAGAGCAAGGTCATGGCCAAGATCGCCCTCGTATCCGCTGACGATGCGCGCCTGCAATACCTGTCAGGACTGATTGCACACGCCGCCAACCATGTCGTGCAGCGGACCTGCGCCGCACCCTCGCAAGCGCTCGCCAAGCCCGGCCTTGGACAGGGCACCGATCTGCTGATCCTGGAAGCGGCCGCGTTCAACCCGGACGACATCCAGCAGTTGCGGCGCCTGACCTCGGAGCATCCGGACACGCCCTGCATGCTGCTGACGGAAAACCCGTCGGCCGATCTGCTGATGCGCGCCATGCGCGCGGGCGTGCAATGCGTGCTGCCTTGGCCGCCCGACGCGCAGGAGTTTCGCGACGAACTGCAACGCTGCACCAGCCACGCGCTGTCCGGCACGCGCAACGACGGCCAGGTGCTGTCCTTCCTCTCCTGCAAGGGCGGCAGCGGCACCACCTTCACGGCGGCCAACTTTGCCCACGTGCTGAGCGCCCGCCACGGCAAGCACGTGCTGCTGGTCGACCTCTGCCAGCAGTATGGCGACGCGGCCTTTCTGGTGACCGACCAGTCGCCGCCCGCCACGCTGGCCAATGTGTGCAACCAGATCGACCGGCTGGATGCGGCCCTGCTGGATACGTGCGTGACGCATGTCTCCCAGGATTTCGACGTGCTGGCCGGTGCCGGCGATCCGGTCAAGGCCGGCGAGATCAAGGCGGCACACCTGGAGCGCATCCTGGTTCTGGCCGCGTCGATGTACGACGTGGTGGTCTTCGACCTCGGCCAGGACATCAACCCGGCCTCCATCGTGGTGCTCGACCACAGCAGCGTGATCTATCCGGTGCTGCAGCTGAACCTGCCGTACCTGCGTGCCGGCCGGCGCCTGATGGAGATCTGCCATTCGCTCGGCTACCACGCCGATCGCCTGCGGCTGGTGGTCAACCAGTACGACAAGCGCGTTCCCATCACCCAGAACACGCTGGAAAGCGCCTTCGGCATGCCGGTCGCACATGTCCTGCCGTACGACCCGGGCACGGTGCGCGACGCCGCAAACCAGGGCGTGCCGGTGCTGCAACTGGCCGAAGGCAGCCCGATCGCCCGCGCGCTGACCGACATGGCACGCCAGCTCTTCCCGGCCTCGCCGCACCAGCGCGACAGCCTGCTGCGCAAGCTGTTCGGCCACGCGAGCCAAGTGCCGGCCCCGGCACGGGCCTAACCCGAAGATCACACGGAGCGCATCATGTCACTGCGAGAACAACTCTTCCAGCAAGCCGGCGAGGCGCTGCCGCAGCGCGTCGCCCACGCCAACGGCGCGGCCGCCTCGACCAGCACGGCCTACCAGCAGGTGGCCATGGATATCCACCAGACCATCATCGACCGGGTCGAACTGGGCCGCCTGCAGCAACTGGAGCCCGACCAGGTCAAGCGCGAGTTGGCGCAACTGGTGGAACGCCTCGTCGACGAAGGCAAGCACCAGCTCAATGAGGCCGAGCGCCGCCGGCTGGTCTCCGACGTGCAGGACGAGATGCTCGGCTACGGGCCGCTGGAGCCGCTGCTGGCCGACCCCACCATCTCCGACATCCTGGTCAACACGTACCAGCGCGTCTACGTGGAGCGCCGCGGCAAGCTCGAACTCACCACGGTCACCTTCCACGACGATGCGCACCTGATGCGCGTGATCGAGAAGATGGTGTCTCGGGTGGGCCGGCGCATCGACGAGTCCAGCCCGATGGTGGACGCGCGCCTGCCGGACGGCTCGCGCATCAACGCGATCATTCCGCCTTCGGCCATCGACGGCCCACTGCTGTCGATCCGGCGTTTTGCCGTCAACCCGCTGACGATCCAGGACCTAATCGGCTTCCGCACGCTCACGCCGGAGATGGCGCAGTTGCTCGACGCCATGGTCAAGGCCAAGCTCAACATCCTGATCTCGGGCGGCACGGGCAGCGGCAAGACCACGCTGCTCAACATCCTGTCGGGCTACATCCCGGCCGACGAGCGCATCGTCACCATCGAGGATGCCGCCGAACTCCAACTGCGCCAGAACCACGTGCTGCGCCTGGAAACGCGCCCGCCCAATATCGAAGGGCGCGGCGAGATCACGCAGCGCTCGCTGGTCAAGAATGCGCTGCGGATGCGCCCCGACCGCATCATCCTGGGCGAAGTGCGCGGCGCCGAGGCGCTCGACATGCTGCACGCCATGAACACCGGCCACGAAGGATCGCTGGCCACCATCCACGCCAACACCCCGCGCGATGCGCTCACGCGGCTGGAAAACATGATCAGCATGGCCGGCCTGTCGCTGCCGCCGAAAACCACGCGCCAGCAGATCACCTCGGCGCTGACGGTGGTGGTGCAGGTCTCGCGCCTGACCGACGGCTACCGCAAGCTGGTCAGCGTGCAGGAGATCACCGGCATGGAGGGCGAGGTCGTCAACATGCAGGAGATCTTCGCCTTCCGGCGCAAGGGCATCGACCGCGACGGCCGCATCAAGGGCCACTTTTGCGCGACCGGCGTGCGGCCGAAGTTCTCCGAGCGCCTGCAGGCCTTCGGCATCCAGTTGCCGGAAACGCTGTACGACCCGTCCGTGCAGTACGAAGTCTAGGGAGAGGCATCATGGATACCCTGGTGATCGGTTTTGTGCTGTCGGTCTTCGTCGCCATCGTGCTGGGCGTGTCGGCCCTCTACCTGTGGTGGGACAGCCGCCACAGCCAGACCGCGAAGCGCCTCAGCCAGCGGCTGAAGATGGCCCTGCTCAACAGCGCGCGGCACGGCGGCGACGAGAGCATTCTCAAGCAGCGCGTGCTCGCCGAATCGCCGGAAGTGGCGGCGATGCTCGGCCGGCTGCCGCGCATCCACCAACTGGACCTGGTCCTGCTGCAGTCCGGGCTGAACTGGTCGGCCGGCCGGTTCCTGGCGCTCTCGCTCGGGCTGCCGGTGCTGGTCATCGTCGGCGTGTCGCCGCTCAATCCACCGTGGGCGGCAACCCTCGCCCTCGCCGTGGCCGCCGGCGCGCTGCCCTC containing:
- a CDS encoding LemA family protein; its protein translation is MTSVPSLRPMRFSVLRWLSLALAVLAAPFLSACGYNDFQAKDEATKAAWSEVVNQYQRRADLIPNLVNTVKGYATHERETLEAVTRARAAATSIQVTPETLKDPAAFQKFQQAQGELSSALSRLMAVSENYPQLKADASFRDLQSQLEGTENRITVARQRYIRAVQDYNVLARSFPTNLTAKAMGYEVKPSFTVENEKGISTAPAVKF
- the cpaB gene encoding Flp pilus assembly protein CpaB, which translates into the protein MKNLRILSMLLIATIAGLAAVVFASRWLSQQSSSGITKVVVAAADIDLGQRLSPDFIKTVDWPTTSLPPGAISDTHALDGRVVRTSLIRGEPVLESKLTPQGTAGGLSAVIADGKRAITVRVNDVVGVAGFALPGSYVDIIVNTIQDSKDAKAAGGDRADQSISKIVLEKILVLAVAQEVNRDDTKPKVVNAVTLEVTPDQAEKLDLARSVGTLSLVLRNQVDPHPADTAGATKRTLLKEPAITATVAVPVVKAVQVVRHVVERRVAGDCIGVIAGVQHSQECF
- a CDS encoding type II and III secretion system protein family protein; the encoded protein is MDRLVKHRSKQTRCMGPYMKATALAVAVVGELWLGSAHAQVGVESAILNNNAAVPTKPVRVSAGGPIQVTIGSAATAEASRESAAKGPNCTGAMREHSEVTVPVGKSTMVQLPEPVRNRTVGNPHIVQAMLVSPQTLYLLGQEIGTTNMIVQGRSGSCSVIDVSVGADPGGLQSTLRTLMPGAKNVQVSAAADSLVLGGSVSDSVQAQKVLDIANAFVMRQTRGPAQGDQGGAAQGGGAMQGLGATPGAPPRSPRIINMMAVEAPQQVMLEVKVAEVSKTLIDQMGSALNVNGAFGSWTFGALANFLSGSNDIVNFSKNNHLPLKFALDAQKGDGLVKVLAEPSLMAISGQEASFLAGGKVFIPVAQGSATNGVATIILQEETFGVGLRFTPTVMENGRINLKVSPEVSELSPTGVAVTAPNSNNTSILPLITTRRASTTLQVHDGQSFAIGGLIKNNVTGSLKAIPGIGELPVIGALARSTSFQQDQTELVFVVTPRLVKPLPPQYPLPTDSFGQANPAEIFLNGNMEGHPVPPAKAPAPAAASAPAPVAPVVPAAAATAAAAPAPIAADPAMPEPTAKDPPAASPASPSSPAAPSDHSAPDDAPTAAAPARDTRHFVAVGEQALPN
- a CDS encoding A24 family peptidase codes for the protein MTTATTLANLSLVVLIAIAAASDVRARRIPNWLVGSGLVAALIGQCLAQGLAAGGMAWLGGTAVGMGMCIGIYVLGGMGAGDVKLMGAIGAFMGPFGAFHVAFVSFLAGGVLALVMVLLRREGQRSLAGVSTLLLSLPFGGKAMPSQQPGEKRGGTIQLPYAVAFAAGTLLVKWGVL
- a CDS encoding TPM domain-containing protein; amino-acid sequence: MSLRMRALLASLVTMVLWLAAWPAHAQADLAAVPPLAARVTDQTGTLTAQQRGALEQVLADYEQQRGSQLFVLMVASTAPEPIEAYGIRVAEAWKAGRKGVDDGAIVLIAKDNPASLRKMRIEVGRGLEGSLTDAQSKRILQDVMAPHFRQGDFYGGLSAGISAIQTVIAQENLPPAERGQARRTDAGIGTWLPVLFPLAIIVFFVLSAAMRSGGRVAGSLPGRPGSRVMMGNRGWGPGAIGGLGGGLGGGLGGGWGRGGDSGGGFGGGDGGGGFGGGGGGDFGGGGASGNW
- a CDS encoding Flp family type IVb pilin, which gives rise to MKAMIKRFVREEDGAAGVEYALLLAFVALVMVTYGTTVKTAVGAIWNSVATQLSTAAG
- a CDS encoding TPM domain-containing protein, which translates into the protein MTSTRHHRGARRALRHLTTTTAHARRAFSTADLRQLEAAVRAGEQRHRGEVRIVIEASLPVRDAWAGVTPRQRARTLFGLLEVWNTHEHVGVLLYLNLADHAVEILADRGIAARVEPHAWRAICETITHGFARGVAIGPVLEALEQIHAVLAAHFPSDGAPRANELADKPLVL
- a CDS encoding AAA family ATPase; translated protein: MAKIALVSADDARLQYLSGLIAHAANHVVQRTCAAPSQALAKPGLGQGTDLLILEAAAFNPDDIQQLRRLTSEHPDTPCMLLTENPSADLLMRAMRAGVQCVLPWPPDAQEFRDELQRCTSHALSGTRNDGQVLSFLSCKGGSGTTFTAANFAHVLSARHGKHVLLVDLCQQYGDAAFLVTDQSPPATLANVCNQIDRLDAALLDTCVTHVSQDFDVLAGAGDPVKAGEIKAAHLERILVLAASMYDVVVFDLGQDINPASIVVLDHSSVIYPVLQLNLPYLRAGRRLMEICHSLGYHADRLRLVVNQYDKRVPITQNTLESAFGMPVAHVLPYDPGTVRDAANQGVPVLQLAEGSPIARALTDMARQLFPASPHQRDSLLRKLFGHASQVPAPARA
- a CDS encoding Flp family type IVb pilin, producing MKTTIERAKRRQRGAASVEYALLLVMVALVLIGVMTSVETSVGDFWSNVASQISSVVSAGQ
- a CDS encoding CpaF family protein, yielding MSLREQLFQQAGEALPQRVAHANGAAASTSTAYQQVAMDIHQTIIDRVELGRLQQLEPDQVKRELAQLVERLVDEGKHQLNEAERRRLVSDVQDEMLGYGPLEPLLADPTISDILVNTYQRVYVERRGKLELTTVTFHDDAHLMRVIEKMVSRVGRRIDESSPMVDARLPDGSRINAIIPPSAIDGPLLSIRRFAVNPLTIQDLIGFRTLTPEMAQLLDAMVKAKLNILISGGTGSGKTTLLNILSGYIPADERIVTIEDAAELQLRQNHVLRLETRPPNIEGRGEITQRSLVKNALRMRPDRIILGEVRGAEALDMLHAMNTGHEGSLATIHANTPRDALTRLENMISMAGLSLPPKTTRQQITSALTVVVQVSRLTDGYRKLVSVQEITGMEGEVVNMQEIFAFRRKGIDRDGRIKGHFCATGVRPKFSERLQAFGIQLPETLYDPSVQYEV